Genomic window (Halofilum ochraceum):
CAGAGACACGCGGCTGCGCCACGTGACTGTCGGCGAGGGCGCCACCGACGGTCGTGCGGGCATCGAGATCACCGCGTCCGACGTGATCGCGACCGATCTGCACGCACGGGGCGCTCCGGCGGTGCGGATCGACGGAGGGCGGGTCGATATCGCCGGGGGTGTGCTGACCGCCGCCGATGCCGCATTCGAGGTCGAGCGGCAGTCGACGGTGGTGTTCTCCGTCAGCCGGGTGCATAGCGGCGTCCACAGCGGTTTCCTGCACGGCGCGGTCAAGGCGTCCGACGCCGTTCTCGACGCGACGCCGACACTGCGGCCGCCGCGTCCGGAGGGCCAGCGCGTGATGCTGCCGCCGGCCGAATCGGTCCGGACGGCTGCCGCTCCGCCCGCCTGAACGGCGTGCCCACAACGAGCCCTCGCAAGGTCTGCGGCGTAAGGGCGATTGCGGCGCGGGCGGTCTGCCCCGGGGTTTATCGGATGGACCCCTCCCGGTCGCCCGTTTCCCGGCCGGGGCCGTGGGCATCATCCGCCGACCGTGAACGTGCGGCCCGCTCGCGCCGCAGTGCGCGCTCCATGGCGCGCGGTGCGCCCACGGCCAGCGCCAGCGCCCCCAGTGAGCATGCGGCCATCGTGAGGACGACCGGCATCAGCGTGCCGTCACTGACCGCGGTGGATAGTGCGCTGACCGCCCCCGCGACGGTGAACTGCGTGGCGCCGAGCAGCGCGGCGGCGGTGCCGCCGAGCGTGGGGAAGAACTCGAGCGCATTGGCCATGTTGTTCGGTGCGATCGCCCCCATGCAGGCCACGGTCACACCGAGACTGATGGCGACGGCCCACAGCGGCGCACCCGTGGCGGCGAACAGCAAGAGTGTCAGCACCGCCGCGGTCTGCACGGCGACCGCCGCGCGCAGGAGCACGGTGGAATGCCACGAACGCAGCAGGCGCCGATTGGTCAGGTTCACGCAGGCCATACCGGCGATATTGAGCGCGAACAGCAGCGAGAACGTGGCATTCGAGACGCCGAACCAGTCCTGGAGGATGAAGGACGCATGGGTGATGAAAACGAGCATGACGCTGAAGGCGAGCGTCTGCAGCGCGATGAATCGCATCGCCGCCACGCTTTTCAGTACATGCATGTAATTCGTCACCAGCGTGCGCAGCGGCGTACGTGTCCGGGCCGCGGGCGGCAGGTGGCGGAACAGTGCCAGTTGCAGCACCAGGCCGAGTAGCGCCGCGTACACGGCGAGCAGGACGAAGATCCAGGGCCAGTCGCCCGCCGCCAGAATCAGCGAGCCGATCGAAGGCGCCGCCGCCGGCGCCACGAACATGATCAATCCGATCAGGCCGAACAGCCGTGCGGCCTCCGTGCCGCGGGCGCGGTCACGCACGATCGCCGGCACGGAAACGGCGCACCATGCCCCGCCCAGCCCCTGCAGCATGCGCCAGGCCATCATCGCGCCCAGCGTCTTGGCGTGGGCGACCATCAGGCTGCCAAGGGCGAAAATGGTCAGTCCCGCGAGCAGAATCCGTCGACGGCCATAGCGGTCGGACAGCGGTCCGCCGACCAGCTGCGCGGCGCCGAGCAGTGCCACGTAGGCGCTCAGCGTCAGCCCCACGGCGGCGTGCTGGACGCCGAGATCGGCCGCGATGCGCGGGAATGCCGGCAGGTAGGTGTCGAGCGCCAATGGGCCGAGCGCCACGGTCATGCCGAGCAGCAGGGCGATCCGCAGATGCGACACGAAAGCTCCTCCGGGTATTCCCGTTCACCGCGCGCAATGGGGCTGAGGGTGCGGGCAGGATCGGGTACAGTGCTTGCTTAGCGCGTGATTGTCACATCGGAGAGGGTAAGCCATCGCCGGCAAGGCGGTGGCGCATACTGCAATGTCCGACGCCCGTCGCCCCCACGAAGAAGCGGTCATGGCCGCAGGCAACGTTTCCGTCGAGCCGCTCGACTGGGCCAGTATGGAACTGCCCGACGCGTGGCCCGACGAGGCGACCCTGCGCCGTCCCGGGACGGTCCTGGCGATCATCCGTCACATCCTTGGGAAACGCGAGAAGGTCCGTCTGCCGGCGGGCACGCCCGGGGCCGAGCGGATCCCGCGCTATGTCCTGCAGGAGTTCCATGGCCTGCCGAACGGGAATTACTCCAACCGCTTCACGCGCGGGTATATCAAGGGCTTCGAGCGCTCGATGCTGGGGGAGCTCGACCGCGCGCGCTCGGCCATGGCCGAGCGGCTGCGCGATTGCCGTGCGGTCCTGGATCTCGGCTGCGGCGGCGGCAAGACCGGCGCCGCCGCCCAGGCCTGCGGGGTGCCGGAGGTGTGGGGGGTGGATCCGTCCCCGTATCTGTTGAAACACGCGGCCAACGCCTGGCCGGGCATGCGTTTTCTGCAGGGCACGCTGGAAGACATCCCGTTGCCGGATGAACGGGTCGACGGGGTCATGGTCAATTTCGTCTTCCATGAGATCCCGCCGCCGTATCTGCGCCGTGGACTGGCCGAGATCGCGCGGGTGCTGCGCCCGGGTGGCGTCCTCGTGCTCGCCGAGCCGTCGCCGCAGCAGGCGTACCGGAGCGCGCGTTCACTCTTTCGTCAGTACGGATGGCGAGGCCTCT
Coding sequences:
- a CDS encoding class I SAM-dependent methyltransferase, which produces MSDARRPHEEAVMAAGNVSVEPLDWASMELPDAWPDEATLRRPGTVLAIIRHILGKREKVRLPAGTPGAERIPRYVLQEFHGLPNGNYSNRFTRGYIKGFERSMLGELDRARSAMAERLRDCRAVLDLGCGGGKTGAAAQACGVPEVWGVDPSPYLLKHAANAWPGMRFLQGTLEDIPLPDERVDGVMVNFVFHEIPPPYLRRGLAEIARVLRPGGVLVLAEPSPQQAYRSARSLFRQYGWRGLYFRALVRMMHEPFIDAWHRFDVPEEARAHGFVTEDVVEGMPIKRWVLRRAG
- a CDS encoding multidrug effflux MFS transporter — translated: MSHLRIALLLGMTVALGPLALDTYLPAFPRIAADLGVQHAAVGLTLSAYVALLGAAQLVGGPLSDRYGRRRILLAGLTIFALGSLMVAHAKTLGAMMAWRMLQGLGGAWCAVSVPAIVRDRARGTEAARLFGLIGLIMFVAPAAAPSIGSLILAAGDWPWIFVLLAVYAALLGLVLQLALFRHLPPAARTRTPLRTLVTNYMHVLKSVAAMRFIALQTLAFSVMLVFITHASFILQDWFGVSNATFSLLFALNIAGMACVNLTNRRLLRSWHSTVLLRAAVAVQTAAVLTLLLFAATGAPLWAVAISLGVTVACMGAIAPNNMANALEFFPTLGGTAAALLGATQFTVAGAVSALSTAVSDGTLMPVVLTMAACSLGALALAVGAPRAMERALRRERAARSRSADDAHGPGRETGDREGSIR